The nucleotide sequence CCGGCGAAACCTTCGATGTTACCCATGCGGAGTTTGGTCCCCTGGGGAACATTGCTCTGGCTTTACGGGCCTGCGACGTAAAAACCGGTCCGATCTGCACATCCTTCCGCGGGGCAGATATTTCCAGCTACCTTAAACGACGTCCCCGTTCTTACTGTCTCCTTTCCAAAAAAGGGGATTTATTCTTACCGGTTTGCAAGGCCTTTATTCCACGGCTTACAGAGATCGGTTTTCCATCACGGCGCATACAGGTCTACCACTCAGCTGTGGACCTTACGGGTTTTCCATTCCGGGGGACTGAAGCTTCAGTCACTGGTAAACCAGGGCGGCTGATTGCCCTCGGTCGATTTGTGCGGAAAAAAGGCTTTCATCTGGCGGTGGAGCTGCTTGCAAGGCTGCAAAACGATGGATTCGATCTTCAGCTTGAACTAATTGGCGACGGCCCGGAACGGGAAACCGTGCTGGCCCGGGCCGAAGAGGCAGGAGTCGCGGATAAGGTCCTCTCCCCCGGCTGGCTGGGCCGCGCGGAAATCCTGGAGCATCTTCAGCGGGCGGACGTCTGTCTGGGTACCAGCGTTACACCGGAGACGGGTGAACTTGAGGGGATTCCCAATGTACTGAAAGAGGCCATGGCTGTGGGGGTTCCGGTCGTTGCCTTTGATCACTCCGGGGTTGCCGAAATTGTTCAAAACGGTGTTACCGGTTTCCTCCTGCCCGAAGGAGACATTGATGCCATGGCCGGGGCTGTACGGCAGCTTCTGGAGAACAAAAAAACGGCCGCCTCGATTATAACAGCGGCGAGAGCCCTGATTGAGGATGAGTACGGAGTAGAAAACCAGGCAGCCGCCGCGGAAAAACTCTACCGCTCCTGTAATGAAAACTCGGGGCTTTTATGATTACAAGGACACAAGATGCTTGAACATGTACGTGAAAAGAAAAAAAACAGGCCCAGGGTTGGGGTTTTTACCCGTCCCATCGATAAAGGAACCAGCGGAAGCGGTCACCATTTACATGAGATTCTGCGCCATGTACTGGAATTGAACAAGGAGTTTGAGATTATCCTTATCCATTACGAAAAGAATGATACGGATATTTACCGCAGCGCCCCGGAAATAATCATTCCCCGGAACCCCCTGCGGGCAGCGGCGGTTCTTAAATCCTTTGATTTTGATGTATTGCACTACAATCCCCTGACAATCTTCGCCCCCATGCTGGGCCTTAAAGCTGCTAAATGCGCTACTATTCACGGCGCGGAACCGAATATCGTGCCCCGGTATTACAACCTGACAACCCGGCTCCATGCCAGAGCGGTAAAGCCCTTTCTGGCCCGCCGCATGGACAGAATATTTACAGTCTCCCGGACGAGTAAGGACTACTATGTTCGCAACTGGGGGGTCAGGCCGGAACGGGTTTCGATTTGTTATAACTCGGTAAGCAATGCCTACCGGCGTCTTGGTACTGAAACTGAAATACGAAAAAAGTACGCTATCTCCGGACGCCATATTTTCCATGTCAGTAAGTATTCACCCCGCAAGAATCCTGAGTGTATCCTGCGGGGCTTTGCAGAACTTGCAGCGGATTCTGACTTTAGCGACTTGTCGCTGGTGTTATCCGGAAGCGGCTGGGAGAATGATTATACCCGTTCCCTGGTGGGGGAACTGGGTCTGAAAAAAAGGGTCGTATGTACCGGTTTTACCCCGGAGGAGGACGTTGTGGCTCTCTTTAACGAGGCGGAAGCCTTTGTCTTTCCTTCCCGGGCAGAAGGCTTCGGTATGCCCAACATTGAAGCTATGGCATGCGGCTGCCCGGTGGTTACCTCATCTTCATTCGCTATTCCCGAAATAGTCGGCGATGCCGCTCAGCTTATGGAAGATGCCGATGACTATCATGACCTGGCGCAGAAGGTCCGTGCCCTCCTGAAAAATCCTTCCCTGAGGGACGACTATGTTCAAAAAGGACTTGCCCGTGCGGCCTGTTATTCCTGGACAACCAGCGCGGAAACAGTACTGTCAGGCTATCGAGACCTGATCAGGTAATCACATCCTTTTACCATTCCCAGAATCTCCTCAACCCGCTCCTCAATTTTCGCGGCCTGCTCTGTGTACGCTTCGAAGGCCTTCCGTACTATTCTTTCACGCTCAACATCATCCTCAAGATACCTTGTACCCTTCTCAAGCAGGTCGGTCGCGTCCCAGTCGATTGGAACGTAGGTTTCTCCGGGGAAAAATATGTCAGGCCAGGTTTCCATGTGGGACATATCCGGCTTCAAGAGCAGGCTGGCGTTCAGAACCGCCTCAAAGTCCCGAAAGCAGACCTCGCCCCAGCCGAAGGGGCTCAGGGTTATTTTGCAGTTTTTTATCTCGTCGTTATAGCGGTTCTGCTCCACCCTGCCGGTCAGGTAATCGGGATGGTCCTTGATCTTCTCAATTATCTGCTCCCGGTGAAACAGCAGGGTCGGCCGTTTAGGCCCACCCCAGCGCGCTTGAATGGGATAGGTTCCCTTGTTCTGCGGTAACGTCGGGGGCAGGTCCGGGTTTTTGTAAAAAGGACGAACGACCTTCAGGTTTCCCGTTATTCTGGCCATGGCAACGGCGGAGCGCTGGCGTAGTTTCAACTTGGGGAAATCCCCGATGCCGATGTTCCAGGAAACCTTAAGCTTGGCCAGATCCTCATCCGATGCGACTACCTTACGGGGCATCGGGTCCGGATCTTCTATGCCGTATCTTTTATGGATGTAGTCGGTGAAAATCTCATCCCCGTACAAGGGCTGTTTATAGAGGTTTTTATTTTTAAACAGACTCTTGTTAAAAAAAAGATCCACGTAGGGCAGGACCTCGGGGCGCAGGATCCCGCCGCCGGCATTGCCGTTGAAAAAGAAAATGGTTTCGTATTTATCGCGGAATCTTTTTAGGAGTTCCATATCAACCTTGTCCGGTTTCAGGAACCAGCGGTCCATAAATAGAACCCTGTTTCTGTCCCGTTTAAGGCAGTAATCGGGATTACGGGTGTATCGGAAGAGCTTCCGGTGTTTCGAAAAGAGAAAAGGCTTTAAACTGTGAAACGCGCTGATGCGGTCATAAAAGGACAGTACGGTAATTCTGCTCATGTATAAAGTCTCCCGGGAATTGTTGAAAGTATAAACAGACTTGTTCCGACCTGCAAGATACAATGAATTCTACACCCTGAATTACCGGGACAGAAAAAAAAGGCAAGGTAGATGAAAAAACAAACAGAATAATTCTCTGTTTTTATCTCTCCAAACACTGTGCCCTTTGTACATCGGTGGCCCAATTCCTTTCACAGACTCTTATCCTGCCCATCCTCCCCATCTTTGTTTCATACTTCTTCTGAGTTTCTCAGTGTTCTCCGTGGTTTTCCTTCACCATCCTTGTTCCAGGAAACCCCGGGGGTTCTTATCAGCCAACTTTTTCCTCAGGTACAGAAAAAACTGATATACCTGTTACAAGCTTATAAAGATGTTCAGGGGCTATATCCAGTTCCCCGTTTCCCCATGTTAAGGTTCCAAACTCAATCTTGAAATTCTTAAAATAACTACTATCTAAAAACTTTCGAAAAACATTACCCGGATCAGGAAAAGAGGATAAATCGACGATTCCGGAGTGACCGTCTTCGAATTTTATCTTGATCCGATAATCAGTAAGATAGTCAGCTTCTCTGATTTCAAAAAACATACCCGGCTCCTATTTGAGTGGCTCGATCTTGAAAATCTCCAGCTTCTTCTCTATACGTTCCCATTCTTCAAGAAGTTCTTTTTTATGCAACATTGCCCATTCCATAACCAGCGCAAGAGCTTTTGGCGGAAGTGATCCTTGAAGAATCCGAAAATCATGAATACCGATCAACGCCTGATATTCATTGTAATATGCGTGAAAATGAGGAGGATTGTGTTCTTCATAGAACATCTTAATTAATATCCCGTAAAACACGCTTATTTATGATTATATCATTTTGTGATTAAATTGTCCTCAATAATCCCATGCCTAATCTCTCTCAAAACTCCGCGCCCTCCACGCCCCGGTGGTTCAGTTCCTCCCTAAAAACCTTATCCATCCCATCCTCCCCATCCTTGTTCCAAATTTCAAATAGTTTCGTGTATACTACTCCCCATGACCATCGAACTCATCGGGCTTCCGGGAAGCGGTAAATCCCATATATCCGCCCTGCTTGCAGAACGCCTGCGTAACTCCGGTATTCCTGTCTCGGAACCCTCCCGCCGAATTGGCCACAGCAGAACATTGCCCCGCCTGGCCGCCAAATCCGCTTGTACTCTTATCTTCCTGCTTCTGCACCCGATCCGCACTTTCCGCACTGCCCTCGCGGTGGCGCGTACCCGCCAGACCTCCCCAAAAAACCTTGTAAAATCCCTGTTCAATATCCTCTTTATCCGCGGCCTGCTTGTCCTGTTCGCGCGGAAAACCCGCGCTGTGCTTCTTGACCAGGGCCTTGTCCAGGGCTGCGCTTCGGTGCATTTTTCCGCCTCCAGGCAGCTGCCGCAAGGCTTTTTAGCCTCCTTGCATGCTCCTGACTTGGTGCTGCGGATCCGGGCCGATCGCGAAACAGTAATCCGGCGTCTCGGCGAACGGGTCCTTGGCGCCGGAAGCCGGGTGGAGGCGGATCCCGCTGCGCAGCTTTCCCGCTATGCCGAGGCTCTGGAATCCCTGTCAAACAGACCTCCCCTTGAAGGTGCAAGGATAATCGAAATATGGAACGACGGGGAAAATAAAAATCTCAACGAAGAGCTGGATGCTATTGTTAAGAAGCTCGTAAAAATGCACACGTCTTTCATTTGACCATTGGGTGTTGATATTGGAACTAATTTTACCACAGTCTTTTCTCGGATCTTTTTCTTTTCTCTCTCTATACTCGGTGCTCTTTGTGTCTCGGTGGTTCAATTCCTTCCCCAGATTCTTATCCTCCCCATCTCTGTTCCAAAAATAGTCATACAAGTTCTTGCTGTTGATTGCAGCTCTGTATACTCTTAATAAAATTGACATATCCTGCAGTTGGTGGTATTGTATATAATACCACCATGATAGAAGCAGTTGTTTTAGACACAAATGTTGTGCTTTCTGGTTTACGTTCAAGGAATGGATATGCTTTTAAGGTTCTTGAATTTATATCTGAAGGAATAATAAGACCTGTTATATCGGTGCCGTTGATTTTGGAATATGAAACCGTCTTAAACCATCATAGGGAAGCGTTAGGTTTAGACACCAGTGATATTTCTGATTTTCTTGATTATATATGTAAAGTTGCTGACAAGGTAAAAATCTATTATCTGTGGCGACCGATTTTAAAAGATCCGTACGATGACCATATTCTTGAAGTTGCGGTAGGATCAGAATGTAAATATATTATGTCTTACAATAAGAAAGATTTTATTCCTGTCGGTAGCTTTGGAATTGAGGTCGTGACTCCAAAAGAATATATGGAAATAAGGGGGTATATATGAGTTCTCTCAGTATTCGTATTCCTGAATCATTACATAACAGTCTAAGAAAAATTTCAGAGAAGGATCATGTTTCGATCAACCAGTTTATCGCTTCTGCAATAGCTGAGAAGATCACTGCCCTTGAAACTGAGGACTATTTGCAAAATCGCGGAGAAAAGGGCGGTCGAGAAAAATATCTGAACGTTCTAAAGAAAGTTCGAGATATCGATCCTGATATAGAGGATGTGTAGCACCACCACAACAGCCAAAGGATAAAAACAATGCGAATCATCATTACCGGCGCCGCCGGATTTATCGGTTCAAACCTGTCCCGGCGCCTTGTCGGGGAGCACAGTATTATTGGTATCGACAACTTCGATCCTTTTTACGATCGACGCATTAAAGAGAACAATCTTACAAGCCTCAACAGGCACCAAAACTTTCGCCTGTATGAGGCGGACATTGCCGATGCCTCAGGCACGGAGAAAATTTTCCTGGAGACAAAACCGGAACTGGTGGTGCACCTTGCAGCCAAGGCGGGGGTGCGCCCTTCCATAGAGGACCCGGCGGGCTATGCGGAGACCAACATCAACGGGACCATATCCCTTTTACAGGCCGCCCGCAAAGCCGGTATCCGGGATTTTGTCTTTGCATCTTCTTCGTCGGTCTACGGCAACACGAAGGAGGTCCCCTTTACGGAGAGCTCCTTCGTGGACCATCCCATCTCCCCTTACGCGGCTACCAAAAAAGCGGGCGAGTTAATCTGTCACACCTACAGCCATTTGTATGGCATGCGCATTGCCTCTCTGCGCTTTTTTACCGTCTACGGCCGGGGGCAGAGGCCGGACCTGGCCATCGCCAAGTTTACCCGCATGATCGACAGAAATGAGGAGATTCCCTTTTACGGCGACGGTACCACCGAGCGGGATTACACATATATCGGCGACATTATTGACGGAACAACCAG is from Marispirochaeta sp. and encodes:
- a CDS encoding DUF4160 domain-containing protein, encoding MFYGILIKMFYEEHNPPHFHAYYNEYQALIGIHDFRILQGSLPPKALALVMEWAMLHKKELLEEWERIEKKLEIFKIEPLK
- a CDS encoding AAA family ATPase, whose translation is MTIELIGLPGSGKSHISALLAERLRNSGIPVSEPSRRIGHSRTLPRLAAKSACTLIFLLLHPIRTFRTALAVARTRQTSPKNLVKSLFNILFIRGLLVLFARKTRAVLLDQGLVQGCASVHFSASRQLPQGFLASLHAPDLVLRIRADRETVIRRLGERVLGAGSRVEADPAAQLSRYAEALESLSNRPPLEGARIIEIWNDGENKNLNEELDAIVKKLVKMHTSFI
- a CDS encoding glycosyltransferase, which gives rise to MRILILTNSFPHTSETFIHNHIQGLADRGNQVTVFAKRAKRNAENTDPDQLYRIVYYSTAQKNRAAFNALQSTFFYVLRHPLRFFSVLRQIAVHHDWAVLQSFAAARRISGETFDVTHAEFGPLGNIALALRACDVKTGPICTSFRGADISSYLKRRPRSYCLLSKKGDLFLPVCKAFIPRLTEIGFPSRRIQVYHSAVDLTGFPFRGTEASVTGKPGRLIALGRFVRKKGFHLAVELLARLQNDGFDLQLELIGDGPERETVLARAEEAGVADKVLSPGWLGRAEILEHLQRADVCLGTSVTPETGELEGIPNVLKEAMAVGVPVVAFDHSGVAEIVQNGVTGFLLPEGDIDAMAGAVRQLLENKKTAASIITAARALIEDEYGVENQAAAAEKLYRSCNENSGLL
- a CDS encoding GDP-mannose 4,6-dehydratase, coding for MRIIITGAAGFIGSNLSRRLVGEHSIIGIDNFDPFYDRRIKENNLTSLNRHQNFRLYEADIADASGTEKIFLETKPELVVHLAAKAGVRPSIEDPAGYAETNINGTISLLQAARKAGIRDFVFASSSSVYGNTKEVPFTESSFVDHPISPYAATKKAGELICHTYSHLYGMRIASLRFFTVYGRGQRPDLAIAKFTRMIDRNEEIPFYGDGTTERDYTYIGDIIDGTTRSMDWLKTQPEGTHEVFNLGEGRTTTLTDLVASIEAALGKKARIKRLPMQPGDVLRTYADVSKAREAFGYNPSTLLTDGVQAYVQWYREKSGERSI
- a CDS encoding putative toxin-antitoxin system toxin component, PIN family, which encodes MIEAVVLDTNVVLSGLRSRNGYAFKVLEFISEGIIRPVISVPLILEYETVLNHHREALGLDTSDISDFLDYICKVADKVKIYYLWRPILKDPYDDHILEVAVGSECKYIMSYNKKDFIPVGSFGIEVVTPKEYMEIRGYI
- a CDS encoding toxin-antitoxin system HicB family antitoxin → MSSLSIRIPESLHNSLRKISEKDHVSINQFIASAIAEKITALETEDYLQNRGEKGGREKYLNVLKKVRDIDPDIEDV
- a CDS encoding glycosyltransferase family 1 protein, producing MLEHVREKKKNRPRVGVFTRPIDKGTSGSGHHLHEILRHVLELNKEFEIILIHYEKNDTDIYRSAPEIIIPRNPLRAAAVLKSFDFDVLHYNPLTIFAPMLGLKAAKCATIHGAEPNIVPRYYNLTTRLHARAVKPFLARRMDRIFTVSRTSKDYYVRNWGVRPERVSICYNSVSNAYRRLGTETEIRKKYAISGRHIFHVSKYSPRKNPECILRGFAELAADSDFSDLSLVLSGSGWENDYTRSLVGELGLKKRVVCTGFTPEEDVVALFNEAEAFVFPSRAEGFGMPNIEAMACGCPVVTSSSFAIPEIVGDAAQLMEDADDYHDLAQKVRALLKNPSLRDDYVQKGLARAACYSWTTSAETVLSGYRDLIR
- a CDS encoding DUF2442 domain-containing protein, yielding MFFEIREADYLTDYRIKIKFEDGHSGIVDLSSFPDPGNVFRKFLDSSYFKNFKIEFGTLTWGNGELDIAPEHLYKLVTGISVFSVPEEKVG
- a CDS encoding glycosyltransferase, with protein sequence MSRITVLSFYDRISAFHSLKPFLFSKHRKLFRYTRNPDYCLKRDRNRVLFMDRWFLKPDKVDMELLKRFRDKYETIFFFNGNAGGGILRPEVLPYVDLFFNKSLFKNKNLYKQPLYGDEIFTDYIHKRYGIEDPDPMPRKVVASDEDLAKLKVSWNIGIGDFPKLKLRQRSAVAMARITGNLKVVRPFYKNPDLPPTLPQNKGTYPIQARWGGPKRPTLLFHREQIIEKIKDHPDYLTGRVEQNRYNDEIKNCKITLSPFGWGEVCFRDFEAVLNASLLLKPDMSHMETWPDIFFPGETYVPIDWDATDLLEKGTRYLEDDVERERIVRKAFEAYTEQAAKIEERVEEILGMVKGCDYLIRSR